A single region of the Salvia miltiorrhiza cultivar Shanhuang (shh) chromosome 8, IMPLAD_Smil_shh, whole genome shotgun sequence genome encodes:
- the LOC130998265 gene encoding uncharacterized protein LOC130998265 has product MSSSSSSHEDERHAQEFSNLVQEFNQIVQDIGDPNAQPRRRRRRVAKKAYIHRDREAGALRLHVDYFAENLVYPDNVFRRRFCMRRVLFLRIVNVVASDPYFQQRTDALGRPSFTPLQNCTVAVRMLANGGAADQYDEYLRIAESTSLECLRRFCRAIIHLFGAEYLRRPTSVDCQRLLAMHEAKHGFPGC; this is encoded by the coding sequence ATGTCTTCCTCTTCATCAAGCCACGAGGATGAGCGACATGCTCAAGAATTTTCCAATCTTGTGCAAGAATTTAATCAAATTGTTCAAGATATTGGTGATCCGAATGCGCAACCTCGTCGGCGGCGACGAAGAGTGGCAAAGAAGGCCTACATTCATCGGGACCGTGAAGCCGGCGCTCTACGTTTGCACGTGGATTACTTTGCTGAAAATCTGGTCTACCCCGACAACGTCTTCCGCCGCCGATTTTGTATGCGTCGTGTGTTGTTTTTGCGTATCGTTAATGTCGTCGCATCCGATCCATACTTCCAACAACGCACAGATGCGCTTGGGAGACCCAGCTTCACACCGTTGCAGAACTGCACGGTTGCTGTTCGTATGCTAGCTAACGGTGGGGCAGCGGACCAGTACGACGAGTATCTCCGGATTGCAGAGTCAACCTCGTTGGAGTGCTTGCGCAGATTCTGTCGAGCCATTATTCACTTATTCGGTGCGGAATACTTGAGGAGGCCAACTTCCGTCGACTGCCAACGTCTTCTAGCAATGCACGAGGCGAAGCACGGCTTCCCGGGATGCTAG